In a genomic window of Halobiforma lacisalsi AJ5:
- a CDS encoding MEDS domain-containing protein — MSKSPSPATDDVLGLESPLEALETSSDFRGPVEPMDGEFCNDHFALIYESPADQFAAVVPFLRQGLERGERCVYVTDEASEAEVRAALRDGGIDVESATESGALVVETFQDTYLRDGAFDVDGMMSFYEDVIQETTEEYEAFRLAAEMSWILEDDVSIEDSMAYESKVNELFDDEDAIAVCQYDRTEFPAEVIRDVVRVHPHLIYDNTVCHNFYYTPPGEFCGPNRPAHELDRMLGTLLDRTEAKTELRDRKRYQQRQNEIISDPDRSFEEKLDALFDLGCERFDLDLGRISRADPDEDRFVVERLSGDHDRFEPGVELPLSETLCALPARKKGVTGITDPELEGYDDIATCREFDVRAYLGTYIEIDGGSDRTFAFVGSETRDKPFSADEREFLRSMGQWVKYELEQHERERELERTVDRLETSNERLEQFAYAASHDMQEPLRMVSSYLQLIERRSDDLSKETREFLSFAIDGADRMRAMVDGLLAYSRVQSDGDPLEPVELEDVLADVRSDLQLRLEETDADLDAEPLPRVRGDGDQLQQLFRNLIENAITYSGDEPPQVDVTAERNDDEWTVSVHDQGIGIDPAEQDRIFDLFDRLHSREAYDGTGIGLALCERIVERHGGEIRVDSEPGEGSTFSVTLPAATTGATDP, encoded by the coding sequence ATGAGCAAGAGCCCTTCCCCCGCCACTGACGACGTTCTCGGCCTCGAAAGTCCGCTCGAAGCACTGGAAACGAGCTCCGACTTCCGGGGCCCCGTCGAGCCGATGGATGGCGAGTTCTGTAACGATCATTTCGCCCTGATCTACGAGTCCCCGGCCGACCAGTTCGCCGCCGTCGTCCCGTTTCTCAGACAGGGACTCGAGCGGGGCGAGCGGTGCGTCTACGTCACTGACGAGGCGTCCGAAGCGGAGGTTCGGGCCGCGCTCCGGGACGGTGGAATCGACGTCGAGTCCGCGACCGAGTCCGGCGCGCTCGTCGTCGAGACGTTCCAGGACACCTACCTCAGGGACGGGGCCTTCGACGTCGACGGAATGATGTCGTTCTACGAGGACGTTATCCAGGAGACCACCGAGGAGTACGAGGCGTTCCGGCTGGCGGCCGAAATGTCGTGGATCCTCGAGGACGACGTCTCGATCGAGGACTCGATGGCCTACGAGAGCAAGGTGAACGAACTGTTCGACGACGAGGACGCCATCGCGGTCTGCCAGTACGACCGGACCGAGTTCCCGGCCGAGGTGATCCGCGACGTCGTCCGCGTTCATCCGCACCTCATTTACGACAATACGGTCTGTCACAACTTCTACTACACCCCGCCCGGGGAGTTCTGCGGGCCGAACCGGCCGGCACACGAACTCGATCGAATGCTCGGGACCCTCCTCGATCGAACCGAGGCGAAAACCGAGTTGCGGGACCGAAAGCGCTACCAGCAGCGGCAAAACGAGATCATCTCCGATCCCGACCGCTCGTTCGAGGAGAAACTCGACGCGCTGTTCGACCTGGGCTGTGAGCGGTTCGACCTCGATCTCGGCAGGATATCCCGCGCCGATCCCGACGAAGACAGGTTCGTGGTCGAACGCCTGAGCGGCGACCACGATCGGTTCGAACCCGGCGTCGAACTGCCGCTGTCCGAGACCCTCTGTGCGCTGCCGGCCCGAAAGAAAGGTGTCACGGGCATTACTGACCCCGAACTCGAGGGATACGACGACATCGCAACGTGTCGAGAGTTCGACGTTCGGGCGTACCTCGGTACGTACATCGAGATCGACGGCGGGTCAGACCGGACCTTCGCCTTCGTCGGGTCCGAGACGCGGGACAAACCGTTCTCCGCGGACGAACGTGAGTTCCTCCGCTCGATGGGCCAGTGGGTGAAGTACGAACTCGAGCAACACGAGCGCGAACGCGAACTCGAGCGGACGGTCGACCGCCTCGAGACGTCGAACGAACGCCTCGAACAGTTCGCCTACGCCGCTTCCCACGACATGCAGGAACCGCTGCGAATGGTCTCGAGCTACCTCCAGTTGATCGAGCGCCGCTCGGACGACCTCTCGAAGGAGACCCGCGAGTTCCTCTCGTTCGCCATCGACGGCGCCGACCGGATGCGTGCGATGGTCGACGGATTGCTCGCCTACTCCCGGGTCCAGTCCGACGGCGACCCGCTCGAGCCGGTCGAGCTCGAGGACGTACTCGCGGACGTCCGTAGCGACTTGCAGCTTCGGCTCGAGGAAACCGACGCCGACCTCGACGCGGAGCCGCTGCCACGCGTCCGAGGTGATGGGGACCAGCTCCAGCAACTGTTCCGGAACCTGATCGAGAACGCGATCACCTACTCCGGCGACGAACCGCCGCAGGTCGACGTCACGGCCGAACGGAACGACGACGAGTGGACGGTTTCGGTCCACGACCAGGGGATCGGGATCGACCCTGCCGAGCAGGATCGGATCTTCGATCTCTTCGATCGGCTCCACAGCCGCGAGGCCTACGACGGAACCGGCATCGGGCTGGCGCTGTGCGAGCGGATCGTCGAGCGCCACGGCGGGGAGATCCGGGTCGATTCCGAGCCGGGCGAGGGGTCGACGTTCTCGGTGACGCTGCCGGCTGCGACCACCGGTGCGACTGACCCGTAA
- a CDS encoding DUF7523 family protein — MSLAAETRAELDRHPFLVAALRAGVVNYTAAARFLEVDGETDAIATALRRYADELPAHETESRDVRVRMESGIGPVDSGVDRDSGDPEPVVTVGGTGFGPSDGDRTAIVATGAVDTAALADALERLAVEGIVPEAAGVAEGTMTLVVDRLEGANAVRAVEDALDRSRVRPEGDESG, encoded by the coding sequence ATGTCACTGGCAGCCGAGACCCGGGCGGAACTCGATCGCCATCCGTTCCTCGTGGCGGCGCTGCGGGCCGGCGTGGTCAACTACACCGCCGCCGCGCGTTTCCTCGAGGTCGACGGCGAGACGGACGCGATCGCGACCGCGCTGCGCCGGTACGCAGACGAATTGCCGGCTCACGAGACGGAGTCGCGGGACGTGCGGGTCAGAATGGAGAGTGGAATCGGCCCCGTCGACAGCGGCGTAGATAGAGATTCGGGCGACCCCGAGCCTGTCGTCACAGTCGGCGGGACGGGCTTCGGACCGAGCGACGGCGATCGGACCGCGATCGTCGCGACCGGAGCCGTCGACACGGCCGCGCTCGCTGACGCGCTCGAGCGGCTCGCCGTCGAGGGAATCGTGCCGGAGGCGGCAGGGGTCGCCGAGGGAACGATGACCCTCGTGGTCGACCGGCTCGAGGGGGCGAACGCGGTCCGGGCGGTGGAAGACGCGCTCGATCGGAGTCGGGTTCGACCGGAGGGAGACGAGAGCGGGTGA
- a CDS encoding BolA family protein, with amino-acid sequence MNPPAVEELIESELEDADATVTYARDEHDDDHLAATVVSPAFDGLPLVQQHQLVYDALDDHMTTDIHALELSTYTPEEYDEVDA; translated from the coding sequence ATGAACCCACCAGCCGTCGAGGAACTCATCGAATCGGAACTCGAGGACGCCGACGCGACCGTCACCTACGCCCGGGACGAACACGACGACGACCACCTCGCAGCGACGGTCGTCTCCCCGGCGTTCGACGGCCTGCCGCTGGTCCAGCAACACCAGCTAGTGTACGACGCACTCGACGACCACATGACGACGGACATCCATGCCCTGGAACTGTCGACGTACACGCCAGAGGAGTACGACGAGGTCGACGCCTGA
- a CDS encoding PH domain-containing protein: MESLNPRIRLLWIAQGVLVAAVLGVVLAAVDQWVRPVPTVALGAVVALVLGAGTLYAIRLYQIWQFELQNDALYLERGVVTLVETAVPFVRVQHVDTQFGPIERALGLSSVVVYTAGSRNADVRIPGLTPDRARELQDALRDLAIESEADDAV; this comes from the coding sequence ATGGAATCGCTCAATCCGCGCATTCGACTCCTCTGGATCGCCCAGGGGGTGCTCGTGGCGGCGGTCCTCGGCGTCGTTCTCGCCGCCGTCGACCAGTGGGTCCGTCCGGTGCCGACGGTCGCGCTGGGTGCCGTCGTCGCGCTCGTTCTCGGCGCCGGAACCCTCTACGCGATCCGTCTCTACCAGATCTGGCAGTTCGAACTCCAGAACGACGCGCTCTATCTCGAACGCGGCGTCGTCACGCTCGTCGAGACCGCGGTGCCGTTCGTCCGCGTCCAGCACGTCGACACCCAGTTCGGGCCGATCGAACGGGCGCTCGGGCTCTCGAGCGTCGTCGTCTACACCGCGGGCTCGCGGAACGCTGACGTCCGGATTCCCGGGCTGACGCCGGACCGCGCCCGCGAACTTCAGGACGCGCTGCGTGACCTCGCGATCGAGAGCGAAGCCGACGACGCAGTCTAA
- a CDS encoding PH domain-containing protein, translating into MNRLHPLSAATYALQYGFFWLWIPVVFVVVLSGIFDPIRAAWVPIAAPLGFLFGTAYGVVYYYRFGYEITSDTVDVASGVVARRDREIPYGRIQNVDIRQSVFQRLFGLATVSIETAGGGDTEATLNFVSETEANRLQAEIRRRTADAKDRRQERKRDRSVAEEDSTVVGPEPPEVEEGDASVPPEGASSGPDADRPPGTGEEPRAAEDGTRVRSRRPGEEPAEEGSTLGPVADRDRREDPTRHPQQRPLFDLEPRELLLYSFTSFRPAAVAAVLFVFFFATEAILEAFITAAQPFGGPADLGTGDPASYGILTIVSGSISIVVTYAISVAYTFATYYDFQLGRVGDDFVYERGLLQRYSGSIPAEKVQSVTVTDNPLQRLIEYGGLWVETAGYGPDSNGGSQSAVPLAKHGRVYRFAENLTGVETPSFESPSPIARRRYAVRYSLVAAAFVAIAFGVSTLTPFESWYVAAAAFLAVPPAAHLRYVHIGYYVGDDHLVIRNGFWRRRTTVIPYYRIQTVSARRSIFQRRLGLASLVVDTASSRSFFWSSTTIYDVDLEDARAVREASRERLQTALRERAEADDVGLSVDFT; encoded by the coding sequence ATGAACCGGCTCCACCCACTCAGCGCCGCCACGTACGCCCTCCAGTACGGGTTCTTCTGGCTCTGGATCCCCGTCGTCTTCGTCGTCGTGCTCTCCGGTATCTTCGATCCGATACGCGCCGCGTGGGTCCCCATCGCCGCGCCGCTCGGGTTCCTCTTCGGGACCGCCTACGGGGTCGTCTACTACTACCGGTTCGGTTACGAGATCACCTCGGACACCGTCGACGTCGCTTCCGGCGTCGTTGCTCGACGGGATCGAGAGATTCCCTACGGCCGTATCCAGAACGTCGACATCAGACAGAGCGTTTTCCAGCGCCTGTTCGGCCTCGCCACGGTCTCGATCGAAACGGCCGGCGGCGGCGACACTGAGGCGACGCTGAACTTCGTCAGCGAGACCGAGGCCAACCGCCTCCAGGCCGAGATCCGCCGTCGAACCGCCGACGCGAAGGATCGCCGACAGGAGCGAAAGCGGGACCGATCCGTCGCCGAGGAGGACTCGACCGTCGTCGGCCCGGAGCCACCGGAGGTCGAGGAAGGGGACGCGTCCGTCCCGCCGGAGGGCGCCTCGAGCGGCCCCGACGCCGACCGCCCGCCCGGAACCGGCGAAGAACCGCGAGCGGCCGAGGACGGGACTCGAGTTCGCTCACGACGTCCGGGGGAGGAACCCGCGGAAGAGGGCAGCACTCTCGGCCCGGTCGCCGACCGCGACCGGCGGGAGGACCCGACCAGACACCCCCAGCAACGGCCGCTGTTCGACCTCGAGCCGCGGGAACTGCTCCTGTACTCGTTCACGTCGTTCCGTCCGGCGGCCGTCGCCGCGGTCCTCTTCGTGTTCTTCTTCGCGACGGAGGCCATCCTCGAGGCGTTTATCACCGCCGCCCAGCCGTTCGGCGGTCCGGCGGACCTCGGGACCGGTGACCCGGCGAGTTACGGGATCCTGACGATCGTCTCGGGGAGCATCAGTATCGTGGTCACCTACGCGATCAGCGTCGCGTACACGTTCGCGACGTACTACGACTTCCAACTCGGCCGAGTCGGCGACGACTTCGTCTACGAGCGGGGGCTCCTCCAGCGCTACAGCGGCTCGATTCCGGCCGAGAAAGTACAGTCAGTCACCGTGACCGACAACCCCCTCCAGCGGCTGATCGAGTACGGCGGGCTGTGGGTCGAGACCGCCGGCTACGGCCCCGACAGCAACGGCGGGAGCCAGTCGGCCGTCCCGCTGGCGAAACACGGCCGCGTCTACCGGTTCGCCGAGAACCTCACCGGCGTCGAGACGCCGTCGTTCGAGAGCCCGTCGCCGATCGCCCGCCGCCGGTACGCGGTACGGTATTCGCTCGTCGCCGCTGCATTCGTCGCGATCGCGTTCGGCGTTTCTACCCTGACTCCCTTCGAGAGTTGGTACGTCGCGGCGGCCGCGTTCCTGGCGGTGCCGCCTGCGGCGCACCTCCGGTACGTCCACATCGGGTACTACGTCGGCGACGACCACCTCGTGATCCGAAACGGGTTCTGGCGCCGGCGGACGACCGTGATCCCCTACTACCGGATCCAGACGGTTTCGGCTCGCCGTTCGATCTTCCAGCGGCGCCTGGGCCTCGCCTCGCTGGTCGTCGACACCGCGAGTTCGCGGTCGTTCTTCTGGTCGTCGACGACGATTTACGACGTCGACCTCGAGGACGCCCGGGCGGTTCGCGAGGCCAGCCGGGAGCGACTCCAGACTGCGCTGCGCGAGCGGGCCGAGGCTGACGACGTCGGCCTCTCGGTCGACTTCACCTGA
- a CDS encoding class II fumarate hydratase, whose protein sequence is MGGEDDYRIEEDSLGEMQVPEDAYWGAQTQRAIGNFPISGITFSRRFVRALGVVKKAAAQANRDLGLIEDDVAEAIVDAADEVIEGEHDDQFPVDIFQTGSGTSSNMNANEVIANRAAEIMGAEIGDRVVHPNDHVNYGQSSNDVIPTAMHVASLEAVEKDVIPALDTLREALEEKEEEFDDVVKTGRTHLQDATPVTLGQEFSGYRTQVEKGLDRVDRIRDHLAELALGGTATGTGLNTHPEFPGRAAEYITKETGVQFREADNHFEAQAAHDAMSEAHGALRVVAGSLNKIANDLRLLASGPRNGLGEIEQPENQPGSSIMPGKINPVVAEAVNQVHKQVVGNDAAVSAGAAEGQIDLNLYKPVLAHNFLESAELISNASQVFAERFVDPLEANRDHCEEQVEQSMALATSLNVHIGYDKASEVAKTALKEDKTVREVVLEKGYLTEEEADEVLDPAKMTERGILGQDD, encoded by the coding sequence ATGGGAGGCGAAGACGACTACCGAATCGAGGAGGACAGCCTCGGCGAAATGCAGGTTCCCGAAGACGCCTACTGGGGCGCCCAGACCCAGCGCGCGATCGGGAACTTCCCCATCTCGGGGATCACGTTCAGCCGGCGATTCGTCCGTGCACTCGGCGTCGTCAAGAAGGCCGCCGCACAGGCCAACCGCGACCTGGGCCTGATCGAGGACGACGTCGCGGAGGCGATCGTCGACGCCGCCGACGAGGTCATCGAGGGCGAACACGACGACCAGTTCCCCGTCGACATCTTCCAGACCGGTTCGGGCACCTCGTCGAACATGAACGCAAACGAGGTCATCGCCAACCGCGCCGCCGAGATCATGGGCGCTGAAATCGGCGACCGCGTCGTCCACCCCAACGATCACGTCAACTACGGCCAGTCCAGCAACGACGTCATCCCGACCGCGATGCACGTCGCCTCGCTCGAGGCGGTCGAGAAGGACGTCATCCCGGCGCTCGATACGCTCCGTGAGGCCCTCGAGGAGAAAGAAGAGGAGTTCGACGACGTCGTCAAGACGGGCCGCACCCACCTCCAGGACGCGACGCCTGTCACGCTCGGACAGGAGTTCTCCGGCTACCGCACGCAGGTCGAGAAGGGCCTCGACCGGGTCGACAGGATCCGCGACCACCTCGCGGAACTCGCCCTCGGCGGGACCGCGACCGGGACGGGGCTGAACACCCATCCCGAGTTCCCCGGCCGCGCTGCCGAGTACATCACCAAAGAGACCGGCGTCCAGTTCCGCGAGGCCGACAACCACTTCGAGGCCCAGGCCGCCCACGACGCGATGAGCGAGGCCCACGGCGCGCTCCGCGTAGTTGCGGGCTCGCTCAACAAGATCGCCAACGACCTGCGCCTGCTCGCCTCCGGTCCCCGGAACGGACTCGGCGAGATCGAACAGCCCGAGAACCAGCCCGGGTCCTCGATCATGCCCGGCAAGATCAATCCGGTCGTCGCCGAGGCAGTCAACCAGGTCCACAAGCAGGTCGTCGGCAACGACGCGGCCGTCTCCGCCGGCGCCGCCGAGGGTCAGATCGATCTGAACCTCTACAAACCCGTCCTCGCACACAACTTCCTCGAGTCCGCCGAACTCATCTCGAACGCGAGTCAGGTCTTCGCCGAGCGGTTCGTCGACCCGCTCGAGGCGAACCGCGACCACTGTGAAGAGCAGGTCGAACAGTCGATGGCGCTCGCCACGTCGCTCAACGTCCACATCGGCTACGACAAGGCAAGCGAGGTCGCAAAGACCGCCCTCAAGGAGGACAAGACCGTCCGCGAGGTCGTCCTCGAGAAGGGCTACCTCACGGAGGAGGAGGCCGACGAGGTGCTCGACCCGGCGAAAATGACCGAACGCGGTATTCTGGGTCAGGACGACTGA
- a CDS encoding HVO_2901 family zinc finger protein — protein sequence MHTCRNCNQSFRTELALELHRDTCKKGQLFCQECGDRFREGDATQDGWHYECPNEDCDGEGLQDDLYHVDDVRTATH from the coding sequence ATGCACACTTGTCGCAACTGCAACCAGTCCTTCCGGACCGAGCTCGCCCTCGAGCTCCACCGAGACACCTGTAAGAAAGGACAGCTCTTCTGTCAGGAATGCGGCGACCGGTTCCGGGAAGGCGACGCCACACAGGACGGATGGCACTACGAATGTCCGAACGAGGACTGTGACGGCGAGGGACTACAGGACGACCTGTATCACGTAGACGACGTACGAACCGCGACGCACTGA
- a CDS encoding aldehyde ferredoxin oxidoreductase family protein — MTHWYRRLEVDLTDGDGDTTELSEEFVRKYLGGAGFTTRILYDEVGPDVDPLDPANVLAVAPGVLVGPSVPTGSKTTFGFKSPLTGGYGKSLVGAKLGDQLKRAGYDVLTISGACEEPSILVVEDEDVRLESAEDLWGLDTREAKDRIEERYGSEFRTAIIGPAGEHESRISMIECEDRQAGRGGPGAVMGSKKLKAIAVSGSKDLPVARPEELEEYNRKWRLETTGRGEIEISGTGDASVDVQYGTGEALDAKNTALGIFPTRNWQSGYFERAYERLEDPSEERISLDPRAWTEEYVDTKRPCPYCTKPCSQFFEAEDTDYGDIEVDGPEYETQYALGGNVEVDDIEAVSKANEICDRLGLDTIDAGNAIAWAMEADERGLLEDLDTDVDLEFGDAEAVLETLRRMARAEGDLGRLLKDGHVRAARRAGGGEEFAVHVKNQAPAGFEPRGIKGMALAFGVSPRGADHLTSCLYALEMNGDFWEFEGYDRTRMDGKALALKSMEDLMAVYDITGVCKFTRGLTLEEGVRELLNAATGFDLSRSELLTAGERMYNLSKAFNVREGFDRDDDRLPPRFTEEVPNGPNEGESIDEELYERELDRYYTARGWNADGVPLTETLGELDLEDVAGEVGVANELAVSR; from the coding sequence ATGACCCACTGGTACCGACGTCTCGAGGTCGATCTGACCGACGGCGATGGCGACACGACGGAACTGTCCGAGGAGTTCGTCCGGAAGTATCTGGGCGGTGCGGGCTTTACGACGCGGATCCTCTACGATGAGGTCGGGCCGGACGTCGATCCGCTCGATCCGGCCAACGTCCTCGCGGTCGCGCCCGGCGTCCTCGTCGGCCCGTCGGTCCCGACCGGCTCGAAGACGACGTTCGGCTTCAAGTCACCGCTGACCGGGGGCTACGGCAAATCGCTGGTCGGCGCGAAGCTCGGCGATCAGCTCAAACGAGCCGGCTACGACGTCCTGACGATCTCGGGCGCGTGCGAGGAGCCGTCGATCCTCGTCGTCGAGGACGAAGACGTCCGACTCGAGTCGGCCGAGGACCTCTGGGGGCTCGACACTCGAGAGGCCAAAGACCGGATCGAGGAGCGCTACGGCTCCGAGTTCCGGACGGCCATCATCGGGCCGGCGGGGGAACACGAGTCCCGCATCTCGATGATCGAGTGCGAGGACCGTCAGGCGGGCCGCGGCGGACCCGGTGCGGTCATGGGCTCGAAGAAGCTCAAGGCGATCGCCGTCAGCGGGTCGAAGGACCTCCCCGTCGCGCGGCCGGAGGAACTCGAGGAGTACAACCGCAAGTGGCGACTCGAGACGACCGGCCGTGGCGAGATCGAGATCTCCGGGACCGGCGACGCCTCGGTCGACGTCCAGTACGGGACCGGCGAGGCCCTGGACGCGAAGAACACGGCGCTGGGGATCTTCCCGACCCGGAACTGGCAATCGGGCTACTTCGAACGGGCCTACGAACGGCTCGAGGACCCCTCGGAGGAGCGCATCTCGCTCGATCCGCGCGCGTGGACCGAGGAGTACGTCGACACCAAGCGCCCCTGTCCGTACTGTACCAAGCCCTGTAGCCAGTTCTTCGAGGCCGAGGACACCGACTACGGCGACATCGAGGTCGACGGGCCGGAGTACGAGACCCAGTACGCGCTCGGGGGCAACGTCGAGGTCGACGACATCGAGGCCGTCTCGAAGGCAAACGAGATCTGCGATCGCCTGGGTCTCGACACCATCGACGCCGGGAACGCGATCGCCTGGGCGATGGAGGCCGACGAACGCGGACTGCTCGAGGACCTCGATACCGATGTCGACCTCGAGTTCGGCGACGCCGAGGCCGTCCTCGAGACGCTGCGCCGGATGGCCCGCGCCGAGGGTGACCTCGGCCGACTCCTGAAGGACGGCCACGTCCGTGCGGCCCGCCGCGCGGGCGGCGGCGAGGAGTTCGCCGTCCACGTCAAGAACCAGGCCCCGGCCGGGTTCGAACCCCGCGGCATCAAGGGAATGGCGCTTGCTTTCGGCGTCTCGCCGCGCGGGGCCGACCACCTTACGTCCTGCCTGTACGCCCTCGAGATGAACGGGGACTTCTGGGAGTTCGAGGGCTACGACCGGACGCGGATGGACGGGAAGGCCCTCGCGCTCAAGTCCATGGAGGACTTGATGGCGGTCTACGACATCACCGGGGTCTGCAAGTTCACCCGCGGGCTCACGCTCGAGGAGGGGGTCCGGGAACTACTGAACGCCGCGACCGGCTTCGATCTCTCCCGGTCCGAATTGTTGACCGCCGGCGAGCGGATGTACAACCTCTCGAAGGCGTTCAACGTCCGCGAGGGCTTCGACCGGGACGACGACCGGCTTCCGCCCCGCTTCACGGAGGAAGTGCCCAACGGCCCGAACGAGGGCGAATCGATCGACGAGGAACTGTACGAACGCGAACTCGACCGCTACTACACGGCCCGCGGCTGGAACGCCGACGGCGTACCACTGACCGAAACGCTCGGTGAACTCGATCTCGAGGACGTCGCCGGAGAGGTCGGCGTCGCGAACGAACTCGCCGTCTCGAGGTAA
- a CDS encoding DUF5805 domain-containing protein — MSDSADTSRKAVKTYVPAYQKEEWQSHADELGMSQSEFVRTMVQAGRRGFEPDREEPNSPDADPGGNGLETQVLELLSADTYSWDELLEAVSDDIESRLDEALEELQSRNEIRYSGRRGGYTTVGDSDGN, encoded by the coding sequence ATGAGCGATTCGGCGGACACATCTAGAAAAGCCGTCAAAACCTACGTCCCGGCCTACCAGAAAGAGGAGTGGCAGTCCCACGCAGACGAACTCGGCATGAGCCAAAGCGAGTTCGTGAGGACGATGGTCCAGGCCGGTCGACGAGGGTTCGAACCCGACCGCGAGGAACCCAATTCTCCCGACGCTGACCCTGGGGGTAACGGCCTCGAAACACAGGTTCTCGAATTACTGTCCGCTGACACGTACTCCTGGGACGAGTTGTTGGAAGCGGTCAGCGACGACATCGAGTCGCGACTCGACGAAGCCCTCGAGGAGTTGCAGTCGCGAAACGAGATTCGATATAGTGGTCGCCGCGGCGGGTACACTACCGTCGGTGATAGCGATGGCAACTGA
- a CDS encoding tyrosine-type recombinase/integrase, translating to MATDPRDVEAATDVAEPIEYFLDDQRYHGKSERTLEAYDRVLHQFEEFLRERFDDVDGVRDAERRECMAWIHSLRGEFEPSTIATYASYLNRFYDYMNRVGVFDDNPMALVMEEMSESIDTDPTRRDVSVPEMRSFVGSITHPLERAVVVTLLKTGMRVGELCNLDLRDLRLDSGTVELDLEWTPRVQLDRRPDSLFVSADPSRGTTINGEERTASNKRKRDTVVPVDAELRRVLLEWLAIRPDPISEARPLFLDTGDSWGQRLEPSDVRYIVKKHAEDRGWYRKGGGTTENVTPHYFRHFFTTHLRDRTGDRGIVQYLRGDVASDVIDTYTHNWGDRVRETYLEHIYAVTS from the coding sequence ATGGCAACTGACCCTCGTGACGTCGAGGCGGCGACCGACGTGGCGGAGCCGATCGAGTACTTCCTCGACGACCAGCGGTACCACGGCAAGAGCGAACGCACCCTCGAGGCCTACGACCGGGTACTCCACCAGTTCGAGGAGTTTCTCCGGGAGCGGTTCGACGACGTTGACGGGGTACGCGACGCCGAGAGGCGGGAGTGTATGGCCTGGATCCACTCGCTGCGCGGGGAGTTCGAGCCCAGCACGATCGCGACCTACGCGTCCTATCTCAACCGGTTCTACGACTACATGAATCGCGTCGGCGTCTTCGATGACAACCCGATGGCGCTTGTCATGGAGGAGATGTCCGAATCCATCGACACGGATCCAACACGACGCGACGTCTCCGTGCCGGAAATGCGGTCGTTCGTCGGCTCGATCACTCACCCGCTCGAGCGAGCGGTCGTCGTCACCCTGCTGAAAACGGGGATGCGCGTCGGCGAACTCTGTAACCTGGATCTGCGGGACCTACGGCTCGACAGCGGGACTGTGGAACTGGATCTCGAGTGGACCCCGCGGGTCCAACTGGATCGGCGCCCCGACTCGCTGTTCGTCTCGGCCGATCCTTCCCGGGGAACGACCATTAACGGTGAGGAGCGGACGGCCTCGAACAAGCGAAAGCGTGATACGGTGGTCCCGGTCGACGCCGAACTCCGGCGCGTGCTGCTCGAGTGGCTGGCGATTCGACCGGATCCGATCTCGGAGGCCCGGCCGCTGTTCCTCGATACCGGCGACTCGTGGGGACAGCGTCTCGAGCCATCCGACGTGCGCTATATCGTCAAAAAACACGCCGAGGACCGGGGCTGGTACCGGAAAGGCGGCGGGACGACCGAGAACGTCACGCCCCATTACTTCCGGCACTTCTTCACTACCCATCTGCGGGACCGGACCGGGGATCGCGGTATCGTCCAATACCTCCGCGGAGACGTCGCGAGCGACGTGATCGACACCTACACCCACAACTGGGGTGATCGAGTCCGGGAGACGTACCTCGAGCACATCTACGCCGTGACTAGCTGA